The genomic region CAGTTCACTGAATCCCAGAGCCAGAATCAGGGGCAAAATGCGCGAGGGGCGCTGCCATGGCATCAGCACATCTTACCTGGCCAGCGCAAAAGTGATGACTGCACTGGCGGCCAATTCGTTGTCCACGCGGATTTCGGCTTTCATTTTGCCGATGCCGCGACGGAAGAACTCCAGTTCTGCATGGATGTGCAACTGGTCTCCGGGCACAACTTGACGCTTGAAGCGACATTCATCTACACCTGCAAGGAAAGCAATCTGGCCGGGTTCACGGCCCTCTTCCAGCAGGAAAACCCCGGCCTGTGCCATGGCTTCAATCAGGAGCACACCCGGCATCACTGGATAACCAGGAAAGTGACCATTGAAAAAGGGCTCGTTGATGGTGACGTTTTTCAGGGCGTGCACTTTGCCGTTGCCGTGTTCCAGCACACGGTCCACCAGCAGAAAAGGATAACGGTGAGGAAGGGCCTGCATGATGTCCTGAATGGTTTTCATAGGAAACCTCGCTACAAGAGAAATGAAGGAGACATGCCCGTCAAGGCACAAAAAGGGGGGTGCAGTGCACCCCGATTCGGATTTGGGTTCAGCGCTTCAGGTAGGTGTCGCTGGACACCAGAGCATGCCTGAGCACCGGAATCATCTCAAGGGCTTGCCCGGTGCCGATGGCCACACACTGGGTGGCGTTTTCTGCAACTGCCACAGGAATGCCGGTGGCCTGACGGAGCAACTCATCGAAGTTGCGCAGGAGACCCCCTCCACCTGTGATCACGATTCCACGGTCGATGATGTCAGAAACCAGCTCTGGCGGGGTGTTTTCAAGGACCCGCTTGACCCCTTCAACGATTTTGACGATGGGTTCCTGCAAGGCTTCCACGATGTCTTCGGTGTTGAGTTTGATGGTCTTGGGCAGACCGTTGATCAGGTCACGGCCCCGCACTTCAGCGGTCAGCACATCGGACTTGTTGACGACCATGGCCGCACCAATTTTGACTTTGATGGCTTCTGCGGTGCGGTCACCAATCATCAGGTTCTCTTTGCGGCGCACATAACGCATGATGGATTCATCAAACTCGTTTCCGGCCACCCGCAAGGATTCTGAGACCACGATGCCCCCCAGAGAAATCACAGCCACGTCAGAAGATCCACCCCCGATGTCCACGACCATGTTTCCGATGGGCTCTGCAATTTGCAGACCTGCACCAATGGCAGCAGCCAGAGGTTCTTCGATGAGGTAGGCCCTTCTGGCACCCGAGTTGTGGGCAGCACGCAACACAGCTCGTTTTTCAACTTCGGTCACTCCGGAAGGAATCCCAACCATCAGTTGGGGGCTGAAAATATTGAGAAACTTGCGCCCACCGTTCACTTTGCGCAAGAACATGGAAATCATTTTTTCGGTGAGTGCATCGTCTGCAATCACACCGTCTTTGATCGGACGGACGGCCACAATGTTGCCCGGAGTGCGTCCCAGCATGCGGTACGCCTCTTCTCCAACGGCCATCACTTCTTTGGTGTCGCGGGCCATGGCAATCACGCTGGGTTCCTGCAACACCAGTCCTCTGGATTTGGTGTAGATCAGGAATGTGGCTGTACCCAGGTCAATTCCGATGTCTTCTGAAAACCTCAACTCATTCCCCCTTGTAACCTTTCAGGGGCTCTGGTGGCCCATGAAAAGTTGCCTGTCCGTGCTTGTTTTTAAGCACCCTGTCCACGCTTTTTCAGCCTGAGGCTGTGAAACGCACTGTCTACCATCATACGCAAAAAGATGAGGGTTTAAGAAAACCCGATCTATCTTGTTGTGCCAGAAGGCAGAAAGCAGAAGGCTTTTCAAACGGCTCAAGCCTGAGCCATGCCGGTTTGCCTTATGGCTTTGGCAAACCTTTGGCTCTTCCCTCAGCCTTCTGCCTTTCTGGGCTTGATCCATGCAGCCAGAGCCGTGCACAGCACCCCGAGGCCCACATAAAGGATGCCTCTGGTGAATGCCCCCAGATCTGCCAGTCCTGCAAGACGGGCCACCTGTCCCTCTGCAACCTCCAGCAGGAGCACCATGCCCGGCGCACCCGGATTCAGGCTTGCAAATGCAGCCAGGCTGAGGGGAAGGGTGGCGATGGCCAGCACTGAAAACAGGACCGTGAAAAGGTAAGCAAAGAAAACCACGCGACCCATTGTATGGTATTCAGAGAAAATGAACAGGAGGTCCATGTGCCACTTCCCGCCCGAGTGAGGGTCAGCAAACTGAAAAACTGCCCGAGCGACAGTGTTCTCAGGCTTTTGAGACAGCTCAGCCCACGCGCCGATGAGTTGCAAAGAATTCCAGATGTGCAGGGCAGCGTGGCCTCTGCAGGTGGACAGGTCATCGGATTCGCGGTATCCCATCCTCCAGAGGCTTTTGTGAGCACCACTTGGCAAAAAAAGGGCATTGAGGAAGAGCTGATCCAGCAGCTTTGAAGCAAATCCAAATTCAAAAAGAAGGTGCTGCATTCCCCCATCAAACCGGGTGATGCAGCACCTCTGCTGTTGGATCATTTCTGGAGGGGTTTTTGGGGCTCTGGCAGGTTATAGACCAGAAACATGGAGGGAATCAGCATGAACACGCTGACCCACAACGCAGGCATGATGCCGAAATGATCTGCAATGCCTCCGATCAGGG from Deinococcus misasensis DSM 22328 harbors:
- the fabZ gene encoding 3-hydroxyacyl-ACP dehydratase FabZ; translated protein: MKTIQDIMQALPHRYPFLLVDRVLEHGNGKVHALKNVTINEPFFNGHFPGYPVMPGVLLIEAMAQAGVFLLEEGREPGQIAFLAGVDECRFKRQVVPGDQLHIHAELEFFRRGIGKMKAEIRVDNELAASAVITFALAR
- a CDS encoding rod shape-determining protein gives rise to the protein MRFSEDIGIDLGTATFLIYTKSRGLVLQEPSVIAMARDTKEVMAVGEEAYRMLGRTPGNIVAVRPIKDGVIADDALTEKMISMFLRKVNGGRKFLNIFSPQLMVGIPSGVTEVEKRAVLRAAHNSGARRAYLIEEPLAAAIGAGLQIAEPIGNMVVDIGGGSSDVAVISLGGIVVSESLRVAGNEFDESIMRYVRRKENLMIGDRTAEAIKVKIGAAMVVNKSDVLTAEVRGRDLINGLPKTIKLNTEDIVEALQEPIVKIVEGVKRVLENTPPELVSDIIDRGIVITGGGGLLRNFDELLRQATGIPVAVAENATQCVAIGTGQALEMIPVLRHALVSSDTYLKR